A window of the Lactuca sativa cultivar Salinas chromosome 5, Lsat_Salinas_v11, whole genome shotgun sequence genome harbors these coding sequences:
- the LOC111912539 gene encoding pre-mRNA-processing factor 39-1 isoform X2 encodes MGDSETVVAQSSAIQEHPSTTVNGDTMDVDNAIPHDDDRGSAGRSKATDVNFSNEAPSSTTQDVSENPASIANTSVDSSHVPAYHSSVNGNDSSDAKTLGISENGVGSYDEHNSASANQPHDGVSAIAALSPEEERLWSIVNTNSLDFTAWTALIEEIEKTAEDNILKIRKVYDTFLAEFPLCYGYWKKYADHEARLGFLDKVVEVYERAVHGVTYSVDMWLHYCVFAIHTYGDPDTVRRLFERGLAYVGTDYLSFPLWDKYIEYEYQQQQWSNLAMIYTRILEHPNQQLDRYYNSLRELIASRPLSELKTPEEVAAATNSKEEATIEESEGEVHPDTVEKEKPSKPVSEEAEEVESYIAIREELYKKAKEFDSKIIDFETGIRRPYFHVRPLNVTELENWHNYLDFMEGGDDFNKVFKLYERCLIACANYPEFWIRYVLCMEASGSMDLAENALARATQVFVKRQPEIHLFAARFREHGGDIVGARASYNLVHTELSPGLLEAIIKHANMEHRLGNPEEACSLYEQTIAIEKGKEHSQTLPLLLAQYSRFMYLVLGRVEKAREILDEALESNQISKPLLEALIHMESIQSLPKQINRLDSLVEKFIAPGPDNPNPASYIEREELSSIFLEFLDLFGDTQTIKKADNRHSKLFVHHKSATESKKRHMEGYLVSERAKLAKTGGGSPGTHNQWPAGYGVQPQVWSQAQGQQWPATYTQQAAAYGTYNAYGSGYAQPQPQAPAPTSVPQAAAYATYPASYPVQAVPQQVYTQPGGAVAAAPAPAPAQQPTAAAPQSYYGTPYY; translated from the exons ATGGGAGATAGTGAAACAGTTGTTGCTCAATCATCAGCTATCCAGGAGCATCCATCAACTACAGTTAATGGAGATACCATGGATGTAGACAATGCCATTCCTCATGATGATGATCGAGGTTCTGCTGGAAGATCAAAGGCTACAGATGTCAATTTCAGCAATGAGGCTCCATCTTCAACTACACAAGATGTTAGTGAGAATCCTGCAAGTATTGCCAACACATCTGTAGATTCATCTCATGTTCCTGCTTACCATTCTTCGGTGAATGGAAATGACTCCAGTGATGCAAAAACTTTGGGTATAAGTGAAAATGGTGTTGGTTCATATGATGAGCATAATTCTGCATCTGCAAATCAACCACATGATGGTGTTTCTG CCATTGCTGCATTGTCTCCTGAAGAAGAACGGTTGTGGAGCATAGTAAATACTAATTCATTGGACTTCACTGCCTGGACTGCTCTTATAGAAGAGATTGAAAAAACAGCTGAG GATAACATTTTGAAGATTCGAAAAGTTTATGATACCTTTTTAGCCGAATTTCCCTTGTGTTATGGTTATTGGAAAAAGTATGCTGATCACGAGGCACGCCTAGGATTTTTGGACAAAGTTGTTGAGGTTTATGAACGAGCAGTTCATGGGGTAACATATTCTGTAGATATGTGGTTGCACTATTGTGTTTTTGCCATTCATACTTATGGAGATCCTGACACAGTACGGAG GCTGTTTGAACGGGGACTAGCTTATGTTGGAACTGATTACCTGTCTTTTCCTTTATGGGATAAATACATCGAATATGAGTATCAACAGCAGCAGTGGTCCAATCTTGCTATGATATACACACGGATATTGGAGCATCCTAATCAGCAATTGGACCGCTATTATAACAG CTTGAGGGAATTAATAGCAAGTCGCCCTTTATCTGAACTGAAAACCCCTGAGGAAGTTGCAGCTGCAACAAATTCTAAAGAGGAAGCAACGATTGAAGAAAGTGAAGGGGAAGTTCATCCAGATACAGTGGAGAAAGAGAAACCTTCTAAACCTGTAAGTGAAGAAGCTGAAGAGGTGGAGTCTTATATCGCCATTAGAGAAGAGCTGTACAAGAAGGCTAAAGAATTTGATTCCAAGATTATTGATTTTGAGACTGGTATCAGAAGACCCTACTTTCATGTCCGACCACTTAATGTGACAGAGCTCGAAAACTGGCATAATTATCTTGATTTTATGGAAGGAGGAGATGACTTCAATAAG GTTTTCAAGTTATATGAAAGATGTCTTATCGCGTGTGCAAATTATCCTGAGTTTTGGATACGATACGTTTTGTGTATGGAAGCCAGTGGGAGTATGGATCTTGCTGAAAATGCACTTGCTCGTGCCACACAGGTGTTTGTAAAG AGGCAACCAGAGATTCACCTATTTGCTGCCCGATTTAGAGAACATGGTGGGGATATTGTGGGTGCTCGTGCATCTTATAACCTTGTGCATACTGAACTTTCTCCTGGTCTTCTAGAAGCAATTATCAAGCATGCCAACATGGAACATCGTCTG GGGAATCCAGAAGAAGCTTGTTCTTTGTATGAGCAGACAATTGCAATTGAGAAAGGAAAAGAACATTCACAGACCTTGCCACTTTTGCTCGCACAATACTCTCGATTTATGTACCTG GTCTTGGGAAGGGTGGAAAAAGCAAGGGAGATTCTAGATGAAGCCCTTGAGAGCAATCAGATTTCGAAACCACTTTTAGAG GCTTTGATTCACATGGAGTCGATTCAATCACTTCCAAAACAAATCAACCGCCTAGACTCATTGGTGGAGAAGTTCATAGCTCCAGGTCCCGATAATCCAAATCCTGCAAGTTATATCGAAAGAGAAGAGTTATCCAGCATTTTCTTGGAG TTTCTAGATCTGTTTGGGGACACACAAACCATAAAAAAAGCGGATAATCGACACAGCAAGCTTTTTGTACATCATAAAAGTGCCACAGAGTCAAAGAAGCGACACATGGAGGGATATTTAGTGTCAGAAAGAGCAAAACTTGCAAAAACAGGTGGTGGTTCACCTGGCACACACAACCAGTGGCCTGCAGGTTATGGTGTCCAGCCTCAGGTTTGGTCACAAGCTCAAGGACAACAATGGCCTGCAACATATACTCAACAG GCTGCTGCTTATGGCACATACAATGCCTATGGAAGCGGCTATGCCCAACCCCAACCACAAGCCCCTGCTCCTACATCTGTTCCACAAGCTGCTGCTTATGCTACTTACCCCGCTTCATACCCAGTCCAG GCTGTCCCACAGCAAGTTTACACACAGCCTGGTGGTGCTGTGGCGGCAGCACCAGCACCAGCACCGGCGCAACAACCAACTGCTGCTGCACCTCAGTCATACTACGGGACCCCCTACTATTGA
- the LOC111912539 gene encoding pre-mRNA-processing factor 39-1 isoform X1 has product MGDSETVVAQSSAIQEHPSTTVNGDTMDVDNAIPHDDDRGSAGRSKATDVNFSNEAPSSTTQDVSENPASIANTSVDSSHVPAYHSSVNGNDSSDAKTLGISENGVGSYDEHNSASANQPHDGVSAIAALSPEEERLWSIVNTNSLDFTAWTALIEEIEKTAEDNILKIRKVYDTFLAEFPLCYGYWKKYADHEARLGFLDKVVEVYERAVHGVTYSVDMWLHYCVFAIHTYGDPDTVRRLFERGLAYVGTDYLSFPLWDKYIEYEYQQQQWSNLAMIYTRILEHPNQQLDRYYNSLRELIASRPLSELKTPEEVAAATNSKEEATIEESEGEVHPDTVEKEKPSKPVSEEAEEVESYIAIREELYKKAKEFDSKIIDFETGIRRPYFHVRPLNVTELENWHNYLDFMEGGDDFNKVFKLYERCLIACANYPEFWIRYVLCMEASGSMDLAENALARATQVFVKRQPEIHLFAARFREHGGDIVGARASYNLVHTELSPGLLEAIIKHANMEHRLGNPEEACSLYEQTIAIEKGKEHSQTLPLLLAQYSRFMYLVLGRVEKAREILDEALESNQISKPLLEALIHMESIQSLPKQINRLDSLVEKFIAPGPDNPNPASYIEREELSSIFLEFLDLFGDTQTIKKADNRHSKLFVHHKSATESKKRHMEGYLVSERAKLAKTGGGSPGTHNQWPAGYGVQPQVWSQAQGQQWPATYTQQAAAYGTYNAYGSGYAQPQPQAPAPTSVPQAAAYATYPASYPVQQAVPQQVYTQPGGAVAAAPAPAPAQQPTAAAPQSYYGTPYY; this is encoded by the exons ATGGGAGATAGTGAAACAGTTGTTGCTCAATCATCAGCTATCCAGGAGCATCCATCAACTACAGTTAATGGAGATACCATGGATGTAGACAATGCCATTCCTCATGATGATGATCGAGGTTCTGCTGGAAGATCAAAGGCTACAGATGTCAATTTCAGCAATGAGGCTCCATCTTCAACTACACAAGATGTTAGTGAGAATCCTGCAAGTATTGCCAACACATCTGTAGATTCATCTCATGTTCCTGCTTACCATTCTTCGGTGAATGGAAATGACTCCAGTGATGCAAAAACTTTGGGTATAAGTGAAAATGGTGTTGGTTCATATGATGAGCATAATTCTGCATCTGCAAATCAACCACATGATGGTGTTTCTG CCATTGCTGCATTGTCTCCTGAAGAAGAACGGTTGTGGAGCATAGTAAATACTAATTCATTGGACTTCACTGCCTGGACTGCTCTTATAGAAGAGATTGAAAAAACAGCTGAG GATAACATTTTGAAGATTCGAAAAGTTTATGATACCTTTTTAGCCGAATTTCCCTTGTGTTATGGTTATTGGAAAAAGTATGCTGATCACGAGGCACGCCTAGGATTTTTGGACAAAGTTGTTGAGGTTTATGAACGAGCAGTTCATGGGGTAACATATTCTGTAGATATGTGGTTGCACTATTGTGTTTTTGCCATTCATACTTATGGAGATCCTGACACAGTACGGAG GCTGTTTGAACGGGGACTAGCTTATGTTGGAACTGATTACCTGTCTTTTCCTTTATGGGATAAATACATCGAATATGAGTATCAACAGCAGCAGTGGTCCAATCTTGCTATGATATACACACGGATATTGGAGCATCCTAATCAGCAATTGGACCGCTATTATAACAG CTTGAGGGAATTAATAGCAAGTCGCCCTTTATCTGAACTGAAAACCCCTGAGGAAGTTGCAGCTGCAACAAATTCTAAAGAGGAAGCAACGATTGAAGAAAGTGAAGGGGAAGTTCATCCAGATACAGTGGAGAAAGAGAAACCTTCTAAACCTGTAAGTGAAGAAGCTGAAGAGGTGGAGTCTTATATCGCCATTAGAGAAGAGCTGTACAAGAAGGCTAAAGAATTTGATTCCAAGATTATTGATTTTGAGACTGGTATCAGAAGACCCTACTTTCATGTCCGACCACTTAATGTGACAGAGCTCGAAAACTGGCATAATTATCTTGATTTTATGGAAGGAGGAGATGACTTCAATAAG GTTTTCAAGTTATATGAAAGATGTCTTATCGCGTGTGCAAATTATCCTGAGTTTTGGATACGATACGTTTTGTGTATGGAAGCCAGTGGGAGTATGGATCTTGCTGAAAATGCACTTGCTCGTGCCACACAGGTGTTTGTAAAG AGGCAACCAGAGATTCACCTATTTGCTGCCCGATTTAGAGAACATGGTGGGGATATTGTGGGTGCTCGTGCATCTTATAACCTTGTGCATACTGAACTTTCTCCTGGTCTTCTAGAAGCAATTATCAAGCATGCCAACATGGAACATCGTCTG GGGAATCCAGAAGAAGCTTGTTCTTTGTATGAGCAGACAATTGCAATTGAGAAAGGAAAAGAACATTCACAGACCTTGCCACTTTTGCTCGCACAATACTCTCGATTTATGTACCTG GTCTTGGGAAGGGTGGAAAAAGCAAGGGAGATTCTAGATGAAGCCCTTGAGAGCAATCAGATTTCGAAACCACTTTTAGAG GCTTTGATTCACATGGAGTCGATTCAATCACTTCCAAAACAAATCAACCGCCTAGACTCATTGGTGGAGAAGTTCATAGCTCCAGGTCCCGATAATCCAAATCCTGCAAGTTATATCGAAAGAGAAGAGTTATCCAGCATTTTCTTGGAG TTTCTAGATCTGTTTGGGGACACACAAACCATAAAAAAAGCGGATAATCGACACAGCAAGCTTTTTGTACATCATAAAAGTGCCACAGAGTCAAAGAAGCGACACATGGAGGGATATTTAGTGTCAGAAAGAGCAAAACTTGCAAAAACAGGTGGTGGTTCACCTGGCACACACAACCAGTGGCCTGCAGGTTATGGTGTCCAGCCTCAGGTTTGGTCACAAGCTCAAGGACAACAATGGCCTGCAACATATACTCAACAG GCTGCTGCTTATGGCACATACAATGCCTATGGAAGCGGCTATGCCCAACCCCAACCACAAGCCCCTGCTCCTACATCTGTTCCACAAGCTGCTGCTTATGCTACTTACCCCGCTTCATACCCAGTCCAG CAGGCTGTCCCACAGCAAGTTTACACACAGCCTGGTGGTGCTGTGGCGGCAGCACCAGCACCAGCACCGGCGCAACAACCAACTGCTGCTGCACCTCAGTCATACTACGGGACCCCCTACTATTGA